GTACTTATTTGTTTCGGACCACCCGAGGTCCGAAGCCTCTGAAACATTGAGCCCCACAACTCCCTCTCTATGGAGAGGGAGGTCCGAGGCCTCCAAAACATCGAGCCCCACACCTCCCTCTCTGTAGAGATGGAAGTCCGAGGCCTCCTAAACCCTAGatctaaaattctaaaaactGAAATTCACTTAAGAATTTCAGTGGATCTAGATCCCTGTAGAGGTTAGAGCTATTTAAATTGGGTGAAATTCAAACAGcctgttatatatatagggccCGGGGATCTTGTTCCTGTCTCATAGATAGTTCCTTAATGAATTTCGGATTATATCCAAATTAATCCAAAGGACCACCACGAAGATCCCATttacaattttctctttcttccacTCCTGCTGCCAGGTGAACAACACAGAGAGAGACACAAACAAATGCACAGAAAAGGAGACCTCATCACTCTCATTCATGATGTATTTATACGGGAATGAGTAGCCGTTGATTTGAATGATAGTAGCATAATTTTTCTTGTCTATCCCAACGCTCATTCAACCAAGAATCTGAAGAGGTACCATGGACAAACGTTAATTAATGATGGGCATGTACGTACATGTGGCGAAGGAAAACTAGGAGACACCATCACTCCCATACATGCCTTCAAAGGGTGTCTTAGTGATCATATATAGCAGCGTCAAGCGTGCATAATTCTTCTTGTTGATTCCAATATTGGTCATTCAATCCAACGGGACGCATGGGCTCCCTCCAAGAGTGCGACTCCTATATATCCATATATATTAGAAGATAATATTAAACACTAGAGTAGAGGAGAAGTTTGAAGATTAAATTTAAGGGTTTAAGCGAATCAAATGGGTGATGAGTGTAGTAGTGTACATAACAATGGAGCAAAgaaaaggataaagaaaaattatggcaGCTCTCATAATATACTGCTTGTGGGTGAGGGAGATTTCTCTTTTGCTGTATGCTTAGCAAAAGCATTTGGTACTGCTGAGAACATGATTGCCACCTCTTTTGATTCCAAAGGTATCAGTTGGGTGGAAACATTCTTTCATTTACTCTTCTTATGCATTTGtttcatttgtttgtttatatacTTTTGGACTTCTTTCTAACTGGGAGCTGTTggacatgtatatatatatatatatatatatataccaaagaGGTATTGATGACTGAATATTCGAATGCCATGAGCAATTTGAAAGAACTGGAGGATCGAAGATGCACTGTTTTGCATGATGTGGATGCCCATACTATGAATCGACACCCTCACCTTCGTTCGAAATTGTTCGACAGGGTTGTCTTTAATTTCCCTCATGCTGGTTTCACTTGGAAGGAGCATAATGACTACCAAATTGAGTAATTAagcttttctcttctttctttctttctttctttttttctttcctttttttttttttttaatgttttgaaaaagttAATGATAGTGGCCAAGCATTTCAACGAACCACatgcatatttatatatatcaacatcTGAAATCAAGCATGTTTGGTCATGGTCACTAATgagaattatgttttttttcagGCTTCACCAGGAGTTGGTTAGGGGATTCATGAGGAGTTCAATTGAGATGCTGACAGAGAAAGGAGAAATTCACATTACCCACAAGACGGCTTACCCTTTCAATAGATGGGAGATAGTGGAGTTAGGAAAAGAGATTGGGCTGTTTTTGCTTGAGGAAATGGAATTTGAAAGATGGTGCTATCCAGGCTACATTAATAGGAGAGGGTCGGGGACTAGAATCGACGAGACATTCCCTGTAGGAGAATGTTCTACTTTCAAATTCGCCAAGTGAATGCcataaacaaatttattttcccCTTGAAGCTGCGAATCTACATATATGGAAGAGTTTCCATTTCCTTAATTCGGGGCTTTAATAATTTCATATCAGCATATTTGTGCAATCATAATTATGGCTCAAggttatatattatatgattctCAATTACGTACCTTTTAATTTATGATATAACTTAATTTGAAGTGTGTTATtaatggacaatttttttttctttttcttttttgagaatATGTGACTAGAGAGATGGATAAATGGAAAAGAGTATCTCATCCTCAAATTAAGAGGGgtaaagataataaaataaagttgaacaaaaattgattatcaatatatattaaagaatataactaacaaaataaataaacaattcaaaaaaaaaaaattgtcaatattgtttaaaacatataaattaaatgtaacttaattacaatcaatttaTATATAGCTTCAACTAAACTATACGTACAATATGGCACATGAATTATGGTAGAATTGGACATATCATATGTTTCGATATACGTTTTTAACTTTATAATTATGGTAGAATTGGACAATTAATTTGAACTTTAGTTATACGTTtctgtataattttttttaggtaaaattttaaactttcaTTAAAATCATGATAAAACATCTTGTTCAACAATTATTTACAATATTATGAATAAAGACATGATAATCTTCCATCCGTATATATATGCTTATGGTTGAATTATCGCCTTCAATAACTTCCCTTTGTTtccctcatatatatatatatatatatatatatatcataattaaaGACTTTTGAGCACTTTTTTCCCACTATCCATACAAATTGTTGTATACAATATTATGGTTCGTTttcattttgtatatataattcCTTTAGAAATATATTAATGGTTTGGTAGTATTCGCGTCAAATTCATCATGGTCAATCACGTTTTAATTTCTTCACGGCTTATCGACTTTATAAACTAAATGATTACGCTTCGAATTACGTCATTTAAATGATTCTCATGCATATACAATCACCCATGGAAGAAACGTCCTAATTAAGATGGAtaaatattgcaaaaaaaaaaaaactagtccCACCATACAAGTTGACTGAAATCCTCTAGAAAGCAGCCTCGCTAATTCTTGGGATCCCTAGAACAAATTAAGGAGAGAGTGTGAAAGAATATGGTGAAATTAAGATTCAACGGtgtcttttaattattattgtactACGTACAAAGTGTTGCAATCGTTCCAGAAACCGTTGAAGGTTGAATAAGGAAAttcttgtgttattttttgtCTATGTTTTTCGAATAACTCCATGCGAAGGTATTAATTAACAAAGACTGATCGAAACATTGCCAAATTAAGTAGATCATGACATCAAAATAAAGCACGCGTtcgataaaaattattttatattgggaAGTGGGATCAAATTCTCAAGATTAACGATGGAAAGATTAACGCGTTGAGAAGTATTAGggagccaaataaatgaattcaaaaaaaattttcaaattggtgtggcagaccgtgagtggtagacaagaaaaagataattacatttttttaatttaaaaacccttgccacgtcagtttgaaaatttttttgggtttatttgtttgactctctagcacttctctaaTGCATTTACTACTAAACTTCTGGGATCAAAATCCTCAGCAATAGTTGGGAAAATTCGAATTGCCTACCAGGTTTTTTGTAAATCTTGACCATTCAATGTTATCCATCAACCATCAACCCGCCATATGTCccattacaaataaataataaaatttatcttttaaaaagaaaatgtaaaataaaataataaaaaaataaaaataaaattattaaaaaatatagagggtggctggccaccccaagcTCAGCCatgaagccacccctagggggtggctaaacccaaaagttttaatttttgtatactCACTCTGTTCTTCCAATACCAGTTTCTGTGGGTGCTGAAAACCTCAATGAGGTCTCAAGCAGTGTTTTAATGACTGAAACTTGGCTCAGGACCCATGTTTTATCTCACTACCTGGCCGCCAAAATCACCACCATTGTTGCGGGTAACACTGTGCTTTGCGGCAAAGGCCAAGAGCACAAGTTGGATTTGGTCCTCCCATCTCTCAAGAACATTTATCACTCTCTTACAAGGTGGGGTTTCGAGAAAGAAATCAAAGTGTCTGCTGCTTTCTCTTCCAACTGCTTGCACCCATACTCTGCTTTTTACAGAGATGATTTGGCTGAGATAGTTATTAAACCTCTGCTAGACTTTCTGCAGAATACCAACTCAATTTACTCAGTGAACCCACCTCCAAATTTCTCTCCATTGTCAGATGAAAGTGTGAGCTTAGTGTCTTCTCACTCAGAGTCCATCGTAAAGCTTGGATTTTTTGAGCTAAAAAATATCAATGTGTTGGCCTTCAgtccaaaagagaaaaagtccGCGAGCAGGAAGCTCTCGTTCGTTGCCTACTCTGTCCCTGCCAAAATATAGCCAAAAAACCGCATCCCCCACTTTCCCAAATAGCTTCTCCACCATCTTTGACCATCCCTTTGGCTCTAGAGATGCCTTCGGTTATGGATCCAGCGAATACGCCTTTCGGTTTCACATTGCCTCCTTGTAATCCATCTTCTCCCAGCGCTCCGGCACCAGAAAAAGGAGTGatccaaaat
This genomic interval from Corylus avellana chromosome ca3, CavTom2PMs-1.0 contains the following:
- the LOC132174619 gene encoding uncharacterized protein At4g26485-like; the protein is MGDECSSVHNNGAKKRIKKNYGSSHNILLVGEGDFSFAVCLAKAFGTAENMIATSFDSKEVLMTEYSNAMSNLKELEDRRCTVLHDVDAHTMNRHPHLRSKLFDRVVFNFPHAGFTWKEHNDYQIELHQELVRGFMRSSIEMLTEKGEIHITHKTAYPFNRWEIVELGKEIGLFLLEEMEFERWCYPGYINRRGSGTRIDETFPVGECSTFKFAK